A window of Ictidomys tridecemlineatus isolate mIctTri1 chromosome 15, mIctTri1.hap1, whole genome shotgun sequence contains these coding sequences:
- the Slc7a6os gene encoding putative RNA polymerase II nuclear localization protein SLC7A6OS isoform X2 has translation MEAGRTAVLRVKRKRTAEPAEALVLACKRLRSGDVDVQSATQKTPEGLERAAENNVFQLVATVHSQEEPVQQLVRAALRPSRGSQQRIRRDLRASARDVRKEGRYRVVSSRRSSGNSGSLESEYAPGTPKAAGDADFQLLDLVHEEEDPEADTTASFKTSDPDVILCNSVEMIRERLTVSEDGPGVGHQEEQKHDDYVYDIYYLEMATPGWIENILSVQPYSQEWDLVNDDQQPDDIYEDEDDENSENNWRNEYPEEESSDGDDSRGKWMELENIMLRETNQPQKPKA, from the exons ATGGAGGCCGGCAGGACCGCAGTGCTGCGGGTGAAGCGGAAGCGCACCGCGGAGCCAGCCGAGGCTCTTGTGCTTGCTTGTAAGCGCCTTCGGAGCGGCGATGTCGATGTCCAGTCGGCTACTCAGAAGACACCGGAGGGTCTGGAGAGAGCGGCGGAGAATAATGTCTTCCAGTTGGTGGCCACCGTGCACTCTCAG GAGGAGCCAGTCCAGCAGCTCGTGCGGGCTGCCTTGCGCCCTTCACGGGGCAGCCAGCAGCGTATCCGCCGCGATCTCCGCGCCTCAGCTCGCGATGTGCGGAAAGAAGGCCGCTACCGGGTGGTCTCCAGCCGCCGATCCTCAGGGAACTCCGGCAGCCTGGAGTCCGAGTACGCGCCAGGAACCCCAAAAGCTGCTGGGGACGCAGACTTTCAGCTATTGGACCTGGTACATGAGGAGGAAGACCCAGAGGCTGACACCACGGCCTCCTTCAAA ACATCTGACCCAGATGTGATCCTCTGCAATTCTGTAGAGATGATCCGCGAGCGGTTGACTGTATCTGAGGATGGACCAGGAGTCGGGCACCAAGAGGAACAAAAGCACGATGACTATGTATATGACATTTACTACTTGGAGATGGCCACTCCAGGGTGGATTGAGAATATCCTCTCTGTGCAGCCCTACAGCCAGGAATGGGACCTG GTAAATGATGATCAACAACCAGATGATATTTATGAAGACGAAGATGATGAGAACAGTGAGAATAATTGGCGCAACGAGTACCCAGAGGAGGAGAGCAGTGATGGTGATGATTCCAGAG